The proteins below come from a single Drosophila kikkawai strain 14028-0561.14 chromosome 3R, DkikHiC1v2, whole genome shotgun sequence genomic window:
- the Lrrk gene encoding leucine-rich repeat serine/threonine-protein kinase 1 isoform X1: MSWKFSMEQPKPGTETALEACDYFVDEVIEVSSVRDAREEVRQIKHGELRAAVSAGDERTVRVLLAALGTERQIIVNMAPSGANTLLFISCQSGYESITQRLLDAGADGRSHAVTKYSPLYAAVHSGHLGIARLMLDRFPELIQQPTVERWLPLHAACINGHIKLLELLIGYSYPDYLYQTYRDEEGLWEWRLPFDANAHDVTGQTSLYIASILGNRQLVGVLLKWQLHCRRTLGDSNAASSVSTPITPTRKRISFGIQAIMSKLHISGESDGPEEQATPDSSECQRCPVNVNLLCGAARETALLAAVRGGHLDVVQALLQHGANPNIVAKPVEDHNDPKCCEEIYGLSNVPIAEACKQRSLAMLDLLLKHGARDDNGSAIGMAISGGDEAILSRLLARRVHPDSDYKINKKGLPTPVEVNVFLPSTSNISYSAMFPNVPTIIDWHSLGSSVQLSVVRVPWLVSGVLLLNPKLQSHPRLTEVSLTAITRIDFSHNVLIAIPPELFHLVSLKYLNVAQNRITELPAPMQGAKEYACPVLDELFLQDNQLTLLPAAVFHLPALTILDVSNNKLQQLPFDLWRAPKLRELNVAFNLLRDLPVPPMQTSNSLLSLDKLQLQSFEEPPSNKPRNVTQQRLTHRNLWSASLDITDNDLKWQQHEQDFGDGKTGPGVGSSSQLSSLNIANNLFTSIPAALPCLAVSLTRLNMSYNSLRSMGHVTSYPATLKQLDLSHNEISCWPSLPRITESDPHLLCYSCVQLPEEEVPYKSSSSKGSCTSASSFRASVLKSVCRHRRHLRLESLRTLILADNLLTRIQLSTDDASTLFNESEDADWSVVGVNRSKVIFPNLSMLDMTNNCLKEIPASLHELSSLSVLNISGNVNITELPPHLGLLSRLWNLNTRGCLLQEPLRSMIESKKHKTMDIVGYLKSIYEDAQPYARMKLMVVGVAGIGKSTLLDLLRQGAGSGSSSSSHRSRASENHWAKRMGHARSTSRSQRNSSASAANISTVGVDIGTWICEKRKRAPGSHGPVVFRTWDFGGQKEYYATHQYFLSKRSLYLVLWRISDGHKGLAELLQWLGNIQARAPNSPVIIVGTHFDAVGESISPQKAEQLQQMIREKFIAIPDAEKIGLPRVIDSIEISCRTLHNIHLLANIIYDTAMQLRSPGSKEPMLLQKIPASYIALEDIVNVIACNLRAAGRDPVLDGEQYRRLVTEQMRLHNYKSFRDAAELQQATTWCHENGVLLHYDDATLRDYYFLDPQWLCDMLAHVVTVREINPFAPTGVMKLDDLQLLFRSVQVQGNTNRSYIVSLLNKFEVALTWDSRTLLIPSLLPLQEASTPNAGTTVKLSQRSRGRNLGCSVSQEVNLNNLIYEPRSAQTSSSSAAAASAVQGLRRVLLMTYFPSGFWSRLITRILADEQIIEAIRGVYVAAQDKFVDFDLRTSLEQDTQWNLWQTGLALYYGPILIFRIWEVPFQSTERTQPFRTNGNRFKLKLDGIWSDVNLTSSSILEVYFPLLQVSISQEVDDRERQLLAELQPQMSQVAKLLALAVDHIDLLLEDWYPSLGTRFVHTSEGRFLITRLVLCPRCLWKLQLQQTSEPADREMPPIGCNRPSRSSRRGAGAYFLHGVGDPGEDGALNVFSAYLNATARRERRSEDSLGAGSDADSGVGPDSAGSSRNTSVDGHPGYPLPDNSNVCYAWMIEECILSVYNQSKLSCPVHLEQSMAQLAPDVIFADIPDKHTIPTECIIKGSLLGRGAFGFVFKASCKIRGARSFKAVAMKMLQPVPPGARAKESALMAYKVALGKWDRDPLQHSCKAYCTARQELAVLLTLKHPNIVPLVGICIKPLALVLELAPLGGLDALLRQYRRSGAHMGPHTFQTLVLQAARAIEYLHRRRIIYRDLKSENVLVWELPQPHTEDSPRNHVHIKIADYGISRQTAPSGAKGFGGTEGFMAPEIIRYNGEEEYTEKVDCFSFGMFIYENISLRQPFEGHESIKECILEGSRPALTQRETQFPTCCLDLMVLCWHEQPRRRPTASQIVSILSAPECIHLLDVVALPHTEKIVCGVFRSLVGDEEQSGLELWLPSFGSRIDILDCTPSGSLLQCSSISCSPQPQVAPPKTPENGAHSRARSAQRSPKVNMLCCCLVGEAIWMGDVSGNLHAYSTSSYAHLFSYMLDPAIKSAVISLVYMERIARVAVGTHNGRVFLVDATQMPSNCAFAEGSFVLTEICSGFVLHAACSVFVDGTYELWCGEIAGKINVFPLNETGVSGHQALCHSEEPNLIEDVKVARMCSNDSHVFSCLYPGCMVYQWGVASKRIENKLDCSKLLPCSESLQSIAIDEHVNLIKCQISALAAHNTELYIGTTWGCLIVAELQSLRPISVFRPYENEIKSIITLTNDKVPLIATIGRRYRSLISRYVDSADSSAACSAVSTPTHGAGKSLPPADVDNHIHCLLWRAKHWT, encoded by the exons ATGTCTTGGAAGTTCAGCATGGAACAGCCCAAGCCTGGCACCGAAACTGCCCTAGAGGCCTGCGACTATTTCGTGGATGAGGTCATTGAGGTGTCCTCGGTCCGGG ACGCGCGGGAGGAGGTGCGCCAGATCAAGCACGGAGAGCTGCGAGCTGCGGTAAGTGCCGGAGATGAGCGTACGGTTCGCGTTCTCTTGGCGGCCCTGGGAACGGAACGGCAGATAATTGTCAATATGGCGCCGTCGGGAGCCAACACCCTGCTCTTCAT ATCCTGCCAGTCTGGCTACGAGAGCATTACTCAGCGACTGTTGGACGCCGGGGCCGATGGCCGCTCGCACGCTGTCACCAAATACTCCCCGTTGTACGCCGCCGTTCATAGCGGTCACTTGGGGATCGCCCGGCTGATGCTGGACCGCTTCCCGGAACTGATCCAGCAACCGACTGTGGAGCGCTGGCTGCCGCTGCATGCGGCCTGCATCAACGGACACATCAAGCTGCTGGAGCTTCTCATTGGCTACAGCTATCCGGACTACCTCTACCAGACATATCGCGACGAGGAGGGGTTGTGGGAGTGGAGGCTACCCTTCGACGCCAACGCCCACGATGTGACCGGTCAGACTAGTCTGTATATAGCCAGCATCCTGGGCAACAGGCAGCTGGTCGGGGTTTTGCTCAAGTGGCAGCTCCACTGCCGACGCACCCTGGGAGACTCGAATGCCGCCAGTTCGGTGAGCACTCCCATCACGCCCACCAGGAAACGCATTTCGTTTGGCATCCAGGCCATCATGTCCAAGCTGCATATATCCGGCGAATCGGATGGCCCCGAGGAGCAGGCTACCCCAGACTCCTCGGAATGCCAGCGGTGTCCGGTCAACGTCAATCTGCTGTGCGGAGCGGCGAGGGAGACGGCTCTGCTGGCCGCGGTTCGTGGCGGCCACCTGGACGTCGTGCAAGCTCTGCTGCAGCACGGAGCAAACCCGAATATTGTCGCCAAGCCAGTGGAGGATCACAACGACCCGAAGTGCTGCGAGGAAATCTACGGGCTAAGTAATGTCCCGATTGCAGAGGCCTGCAAGCAGAGGTCGTTGGCCATGCTGGACCTCTTGCTGAAGCATGGAGCCCGCGATGACAACGGTTCGGCCATCGGAATGGCCATTTCTGGCGGGGATGAGGCCATCCTTAGCCGTCTTTTGGCCCGACGCGTCCACCCGGACTCCGACTACAAGATCAACAAGAAGGGACTGCCCACTCCGGTGGAGGTGAACGTGTTCCTGCCGTCCACCAGCAACATATCGTACAGCGCCATGTTCCCCAATGTGCCGACCATCATTGACTGGCACAGCCTGGGCTCCAGTGTCCAGCTGTCCGTAGTCAGGGTTCCCTGGCTAGTTAGTGGAGTCCTGCTGCTGAATCCCAAGCTACAGTCGCATCCGAGGCTGACCGAGGTCTCGCTGACCGCCATCACTCGCATCGACTTCTCGCACAATGTGCTCATAGCAATTCCGCCGGAGTTGTTTCACCTGGTTAGTCTCAAGTATCTGAATGTGGCCCAGAATAGGATTACAGAGCTGCCGGCCCCCATGCAAGGCGCCAAGGAATACGCCTGCCCCGTGCTGGACGAGCTTTTTCTGCAGGATAACCAGTTGACCCTGCTGCCGGCGGCCGTCTTTCACCTGCCCGCACTCACCATTCTCGATGTATCGAATAAtaagctgcagcagctcccCTTTGACCTGTGGCGCGCGCCCAAGCTGCGCGAGCTCAACGTGGCCTTTAACTTGCTGCGAGACCTGCCCGTGCCGCCCATGCAGACGAGCAACTCGCTGCTGAGTCTGGACAAGCTGCAACTGCAGTCGTTCGAGGAGCCTCCGTCCAACAAGCCGCGGAATGTGACCCAGCAGCGGCTCACCCATCGCAATCTCTGGTCGGCCTCGCTGGACATAACCGACAACGATTTGAAGTGGCAGCAACACGAGCAGGATTTCGGGGATGGAAAGACGGGCCCGGGTGTGGGGAGCTCCTCGCAGCTAAGCAGCCTGAACATAGCGAACAATCTGTTCACCAGCATTCCGGCTGCCTTGCCTTGCCTGGCGGTCAGCCTGACCAGGCTCAACATGTCTTACAACAGTCTGCGCTCCATGGGGCACGTGACCAGCTATCCGGCCACTCTCAAGCAGCTGGACTTGAGCCACAACGAGATCTCATGCTGGCCGAGCTTGCCGCGTATCACGGAATCGGATCCGCACCTGCTGTGCTACAGCTGTGTCCAACtgccggaggaggaggtgccCTACAAGTCGTCGTCCTCAAAGGGCAGCTGTACATCCGCCAGCTCCTTCCGAGCATCGGTGCTGAAGAGCGTGTGCCGGCACAGGCGACACCTGCGTTTGGAATCGCTGCGCACGCTGATCTTGGCGGACAATCTCCTCACCCGCATCCAGCTGTCGACGGACGACGCCAGCACGCTGTTCAACGAGAGCGAGGATGCCGACTGGAGTGTGGTGGGCGTGAACCGGTCCAAGGTGATTTTCCCCAATCTCTCCATGCTCGACATGACCAACAACTGCCTCAAGGAAATCCCCGCCTCGCTGCACGAGCTGAGCAGTCTGTCGGTGCTGAACATCAGCGGGAATGTAAACATTACGGAGCTGCCGCCGCATCTGGGACTGCTGTCGCGGCTGTGGAACTTGAATACGCGCGGCTGCCTCCTGCAGGAGCCACTGCGCTCCATGATCGAGAGCAAGAAGCACAAGACTATGGACATCGTGGGCTACCTCAAGTCCATCTACGAGGACGCCCAGCCGTACGCGCGGATGAAGCTGATGGTGGTGGGCGTGGCTGGCATTGGGAAGAGCACTCTGCTCGATCTGCTGCGCCAGGGAGCGGGCTCTGGCTCAAGCTCTAGCTCGCACCGATCCCGCGCCAGTGAGAACCACTGGGCCAAAAGAATGGGCCACGCTCGCAGTACATCCCGGTCGCAGCGCAACTCCTCCGCGTCCGCCGCGAACATATCCACGGTGGGCGTGGACATTGGCACCTGGATATGCGAGAAGCGGAAGCGGGCACCCGGTTCCCATGGCCCGGTAGTGTTCCGCACCTGGGACTTTGGCGGCCAGAAGGAGTACTACGCCACCCACCAGTACTTTTTGTCCAAGAGGAGCCTGTATCTGGTGCTCTGGCGCATAAGCGACGGCCACAAGGGTCTGGCCGAGCTGCTGCAGTGGCTGGGCAACATCCAGGCTAGGGCTCCCAACTCTCCTGTGATTATTGTCGGCACCCACTTCGATGCGGTGGGCGAGTCCATCTCTCCGCAGAAggcggagcagctgcagcagatgATACGGGAGAAGTTCATAGCCATTCCGGATGCGGAGAAGATCGGGCTACCGCGGGTGATTGACTCCATAGAAATAAGCTGTCGCACCCTGCACAATATCCACCTGCTGGCCAACATCATCTACGACACCGCCATGCAGCTGCGATCGCCGGGCTCCAAGGAGCCCATGCTGCTCCAAAAGATTCCCGCCAGTTATATCGCCCTCGAGGATATTGTGAACGTAATTGCCTGCAATCTTCGCGCGGCTGGCCGAGATCCGGTCCTCGATGGCGAGCAGTATCGACGCCTGGTCACCGAGCAAATGCGACTGCACAACTACAAGAGCTTTCGAGATGCCGCCGAGCTGCAGCAGGCAACCACCTGGTGCCACGAAAACGGTGTCCTCCTGCACTACGATGACGCCACGCTCAGGGACTACTACTTCCTCGATCCTCAGTGGCTGTGCGATATGCTGGCCCATGTGGTCACCGTCCGTGAGATCAATCCGTTTGCCCCTACGGGCGTGATGAAGCTGGATGACCTTCAACTTCTGTTTCGGAGTGTGCAGGTTCAGGGAAATACCAATCGCAG CTACATTGTCAGTTTATTGAACAAGTTTGAGGTTGCCCTAACCTGGGACTCACGAACTCTGCTCATCCCctcactgctgccactgcaaGAGGCCAGCACGCCCAACGCTGGCACCACAGTAAAGCTGTCACAGCGCTCCCGCGGTCGTAACTTGGGTTGCTCCGTCTCACAGGAGGTGAATCTCAATAACTTGATCTACGAGCCGAGGTCAGCTCAGACTTCTTCATCttctgcggctgctgcttcGGCTGTCCAGGGCCTGAGGCGTGTTCTGCTGATGACCTATTTCCCCTCTGGCTTCTGGTCTCGCCTGATCACGCGGATACTGGCCGATGAGCAGATCATCGAGGCGATCCGTGGCGTCTACGTGGCTGCCCAAGAT AAATTCGTGGACTTTGATTTGCGTACCTCCTTGGAGCAGGACACCCAGTGGAATCTGTGGCAGACGGGCCTGGCCCTTTATTATGGACCCATCCTAATATTTCGGATCTGGGAAGTGCCCTTTCAGAGCACAGAGCGTACGCAGCCCTTTCGGACAAATGGCAATCGCTTCAAGCTTAAGCTGGACGGAATCTGGAGCGATGTTAACCTGACCTCTTCCAGCATTTTGGAGGTTTACTTTCCCCTGCTCCAGGTGAGCATATCGCAGGAGGTGGACGATAGAGAACGTCAACTGCTGGCCGAACTGCAGCCACAAATGTCACAAGTGGCCAAGCTCTTAGCTCTGGCAGTGGACCACATCGACTTGCTGCTGGAGGATTGGTATCCCTCGCTGGGTACTCGGTTTGTGCACACTTCCGAGGGGCGCTTCTTGATCACCCGCCTGGTGTTGTGTCCCCGCTGTCTCTggaagctgcagctgcagcagacCAGCGAGCCAGCAGATCGGGAAATGCCACCCATCGGATGCAATAGGCCAAGTCGGAGTAGCCGGCGCGGGGCAGGCGCCTATTTTCTGCATGGCGTTGGCGACCCCGGTGAGGACGGCGCTCTTAATGTGTTCTCCGCCTATCTCAACGCCACAGCCCGGCGGGAGCGCCGCTCTGAGGACTCCCTGGGCGCTGGCTCGGATGCAGACTCGGGCGTGGGACCTGACTCCGCCGGTTCCTCGCGCAACACTTCGGTGGACGGACACCCGGGCTATCCCCTGCCAGATAATTCCAATGTCTGCTACGCCTGGATGATCGAGGAGTGCATCCTGTCCGTTTACAATCAGAGCAAGCTCAGCTGTCCCGTGCACCTGGAGCAGTCGATGGCCCAGCTAGCTCCGGATGTCATATTTGCCGACATACCCGATAAGCACACCATTCCCACGGAGTGCATCATCAAGGGGTCCCTGCTGGGTCGCGGAGCCTTCGGGTTCGTTTTCAAGGCCAGTTGCAAGATCAGAGGCGCCAGATCCTTTAAGGCGGTGGCCATGAAAATGCTGCAACCAGTGCCACCAGGAGCCCGGGCCAAGGAG AGTGCCCTAATGGCCTACAAGGTGGCTCTGGGCAAGTGGGATCGTGATCCGCTGCAGCACTCCTGCAAGGCCTATTGCACTGCTCGCCAGGAGTTGGCCGTGCTGCTGACCCTCAAGCATCCTAACATTGTGCCCCTGGTAGGGATCTGCATTAAGCCGTTGGCTCTGGTATTAGAGCTCGCTCCTCTGGGCGGTTTGGACGCCTTGCTGCGGCAGTACCGGCGCAGTGGAGCCCACATGGGTCCGCACACGTTCCAGACCCTCGTTTTGCAGGCAGCACGTGCCATCGAGTATCTGCATCGCAGAAGGATCATATACCGCGATCTCAAGTCGGAGAACGTGTTGGTCTGGGAATTGCCGCAGCCGCACACGGAGGACAGTCCACGGAATCATGTGCACATCAAGATTGCCGACTACGGCATTAGCAGGCAGACAGCTCCCAGCGGAGCGAAGGGTTTCGGCGGCACGGAGGGCTTTATGGCCCCCGAGATAATACGCTACAATGGCGAGGAGGAGTACACTGAGAAGGTGGACTGCTTCTCATTTGGAATGTTCATTTACGAAAACATCAGCCTGCGACAACCGTTCGAAGGCCACGAGTCCATCAAGGAGTGCATCTTGGAGGGCAGCCGTCCGGCTCTTACACAGCGAGAGACGCAGTTTCCCACTTGCTGCTTGGACCTAATGGTGCTCTGCTGGCACGAGCAGCCACGTCGCCGGCCGACGGCGAGTCAGATTGTCTCCATACTTAGTGCCCCGGAGTGCATCCACCTGCTGGATGTGGTTGCCCTGCCGCATACGGAGAAGATCGTGTGCGGAGTCTTTCGGTCGCTGGTGGGCGATGAGGAACAATCGGGCCTGGAGCTGTGGCTTCCCTCCTTTGGCTCCCGCATTGACATCCTGGACTGCACGCCCTCGGGCAGCCTGCTGCAGTGCAGCAGCATCAGTTGTTCGCCGCAGCCACAGGTGGCTCCGCCCAAGACGCCTGAGAATGGCGCCCACTCTCGAGCCCGGTCCGCTCAGCGTTCGCCGAAAGTCAACATGCTGTGCTGCTGCTTAGTGGGCGAAGCCATTTGGATGGGCGACGTTTCCGGCAACCTGCATGCATATAGCACCTCTAGCTATGCCCACTTGTTCTCCTATATGCTCGATCCGGCCATCAAGTCAGCTGTGATAAGTCTAGTCTACATGGAGAGGATTGCCCGCGTGGCCGTGGGCACGCACAATGGCCGCGTGTTTCTCGTGGATGCCACGCAGATGCCCAGCAATTGCGCTTTTGCCGAGGGCTCCTTTGTGCTCACGGAGATCTGTTCCGGCTTTGTGTTGCACGCCGCCTGCTCAGTCTTTGTGGATGG CACCTACGAGCTGTGGTGCGGCGAAATAGCCGGAAAGATCAATGTTTTTCCGCTTAACGAGACGGGAGTGTCTGGTCATCAGGCGCTGTGCCACAGCGAGGAGCCCAACCTGATAGAGGACGTCAAGGTGGCCCGGATGTGCAGCAACGACAGTCACGTCTTCAGCTGCCTCTATCCCGGATGCATGGTGTACCAGTGGGGCGTTGCCTCCAAGCGCATCGAGAACAAATTGGACTGCTCCAAGTTGCTGCCGTGCTCCGAGTCCCTGCAAAGCATCGCCATCGATGAGCACGTGAATCTGATCAAGTGCCAGATCTCGGCCCTGGCGGCTCACAATACGGAGCTGTACATTGGCACCACCTGGGGTTGCCTGATCGTGGCCGAGCTGCAAAGTCTGCGACCGATAAGTGTTTTCCGCCCCTATGAAAATGAG ATAAAATCCATCATAACGCTGACCAATGACAAGGTGCCTTTGATTGCCACGATTGGTCGACGGTACCGCTCCCTGATCTCTCGCTACGTGGACTCGGCCGATTCCTCCGCCGCCTGCTCGGCCGTCAGTACACCCACACATGGTGCAGGCAAATCCTTGCCACCGGCGGATGTGGACAATCACATCCACTGCCTTTTGTGGCGCGCCAAGCACTGGACATAA